One Candidatus Deferrimicrobiaceae bacterium genomic window, CCCGTATACCCTATCAAACTCGCTGAGGATGGGGAGAATAGGTGTCATCGAAAGCGGATCCATTCCTTCCGAAAATGGAATAACGGTTGCGCTTCCTACCTTTGTATAAATTTTACTTGTTGCTACAGCGCCGAATTTTATTTTGTTGTTATCCCTGTCGCAGAAAAACACGGACAAGCCCGAAGGATCTGTTGTGACACTCGCCGGGTATCTGAGCGGGTAAAAATCCTTGTCCGCGCCCTCCTGGGTCTGCAAGGGGGTGTTGTCCGCAACGTAGTCCGACCGGGTGCCGGCCTGGACGAGGTAGACCCTGTTCTCCATCCCGTTCGTATAGTAGATCGTGTCGTCGGAGACCACGGCGAGGTCGGGCTTGGCGGCGGGGTTGAAGATCCCCTTCTGCGCGTCGTACTTGATCGAGATCTGCCCGGTCGCCCGGTCGATCCGCACGATTTGCTGATCCAAAGTTATCAGATAGAGGTCGCCCGCCGGGCCCATGTCGAGGTCGAACACCGGGCCGATCGGTGCGGTGGAGGCCTGCGCTCCTTCCGTCAAAGTGCCTGACGGGCCGCTTCCCGCGTAGTGGGCGATGTACCCGTACCGGTCGATCCTCCGGATCCGGTTGAACTGGGCCGAGGAAACGTGGATCGCATCGTCAGGCCCGACCTCCACGGCGAGCGGCTGCCCCAGCAGGGCGTCGACCGCCAGCCCGCCGTCCCCCGTGTCCCCCGCCGTCCCCGCCCCGCCCGAAGGTGCGGCCCCGCAAACGCGGACGATCGTCCCCTTGTCGACCATGGGGACCGTGACGGTCCGGTTCTCCCCCGGAGACAGGGTGATCCCGTGCGCCCGGCCCCGCCCAAGAAGCGGGGCGTTCGTGCCCAGCGTCAGGGCCGTGTTGTCGTACTCGTCCACTTCCACCGCGATCCGGACGCCCGGGGGGATCCCGGAGATCTCCCCGCGCCCCAGGGAACGGTCGAACCACGCTTCGATGGGGGCCGGGATGTGGGGGGCGAGCACCCGGATCAGGATCCGGTTCTCCGGCGCTTTCGCGTATGCCGGGCGGGCGGTCGGAGCGTGCGTACCGGCGGTCGCCGGGCCGGCGGCGGCCCCTTCCTGCGGATAAGCGAGCCGCACCGAGAGCGACGCGTCGTTCGTGGAGGAACACCCCGCGAGGATCAGGACGGCAAGGAGAGCGAGCCCCCGCCGCGGGAAACGGAGGGGTAGGGCCATCACCTCTCCTTCCCCGGGGCCTCCGGGGCGGCTGTGTCCTCTCCCTTGGCGGGCCCCAAAAGGGGATCGAGGAAAGCGAGGAGCTCCCCCCGCTCGAGCAGCAAGTGGTAGCGGGACTCGAACAGGTCGAACGTGGCGTTGGAGAGGTCGACCTTCGCGCGGGTCAAGAGGGTCTGCGCATCGAGGATCTCGGTCGAGATGGAGAGCCCCTCCCGGTACCGGTTGTTCTGGATCCGCAGGTTCTCCTCCGCCCGGTCGACGGCGACCCCGGCCACCGCCCTCCTCTTCTCGGCCTCGATGACGGAGAGATGCGCCCTTTTCACCGAGAGCGCGATCTCGTCCCGGAGGAGGGCCAGTTCCTCCTTCCGGCGCTCCACGGTTTCCAGCGCCTCGCGCCTGGCCGCTTCGTCGGAGAAACCGGAAAAGAGGTTGATCCTCCCCCCGACCAGCAGGGAGAAAACGCTCGGGTTCGGGTTGAAATCGTTGGTCTCGTAGGAATACCCGCCCTGCCCGAAGAGGGTGGGGGCGAACTCCGCCCGCGCCGCGGAAACACCCGCCTCCCCCTCGCGGATGAAGGCGCCCTGCGCCTTGAGCTCGAGCCGATTTCCCATCGCGACGCGCAGGCTTTCGGGAAGCGGCGGCAAAGGACTCCCCGGGACGGGGAAATCGCCCGGCTCCGGAGCCACGGCCTCCCTCCCGGAAAAGCCCATCCGGAGCGCCAGGCGCGACCGCGCCAGTTCCCCCCGGTTCTCGGCGGTGATCAGGGCGGCCTCCTCGTTGGCGGCCAGCACGTCGGCGGCCAGCACGTCGTTGCGGGCCACCACCCCCAGGTCGTAGAGGTCCCCCGCCACCTTGCGGTGTTCCCTCCCCGCCGCGAGCGACTCCTCCGCGACTTTGCGGAGCTGCTCCGCGCGCCGGGCGGACAGGAACGCGGAAATCACCTCGAAGGCCGCCCGCTCCCGGGCCAGGAAGGCCCTGCTCGCCGCGGCGTCGATCCTCGCCTCCGCCCGGGAGACCCGGGCGCCGGTCTTCCCGAAATCGTAGATCGTCTGATCGGCGGTGAGACGCGCCCGCAGGACCGAGCGGTCCATGGTCTGGGTCTCCCTCCCCTGGATGATCACGGCCGGAAGTTCGGAAAGCGCGGTGTAATCGGAGCTCGCATCGATCCGGGGAAACCGCGCGGCGCCGGCTCTTGCCCTCCCCTCCTTCGCGACGCGCACGTCCCGGTCGGCGATTCGCCCCTCCCGGGAGCGGGACAGGGCGTGCCGCACCGCTTCGAAAAAGGATACGGAGGAAGGAACCGCAGGATCGCCGTCCCCGGCGGCCGACAACTCCCCGAAGACGCCTGCCGGAACCAGGAGGGCGAAAACGAGCAGGGCAACGGTCGTTCGCATGCGCAATAGGATATTCCCAACAATCCGGGAAAAAAAGGGGCAATCTCGCGAGGGGGGAAATACGTGCGGGGCCCTTGGGGGCCCCGCCCGAAAAACGGGAACCGCGTTCTTAACAGTCGAAGTAGAGGAAAAACTCGTACGGGTGCGGACGCATCTTCGTCGGGTTGACCTCGGCGTCCATCTTGTACTCGATCCACTTCTCGATCACGTCGGAGGTGAACACGTCCCCTTTCATCAGGAAGTCGTGGTCCGCCTCGAGCGCCCGGAGCGACTCCTCGAGCGACCCGGGGGTGGTCGGGACGCCGGCGAGCTCCTCCGGGGAGAGGGCGTAGATGTCCTTGTCCAGCGGCTCCCCCGGGTGGATCTTGTTCTGGACGCCGTCCAGCCCGGCCATGAGCATCGCGGCGAAGGCGATGTACCCGTTGCAGGACGGGTCGGGCGTCCGGAACTCGAGGCGCTTCGCCTTCGGGGAGGCCGAGTACATCGGGATCCGGACGGCGGCGGACCGGTTCCG contains:
- a CDS encoding TolC family protein, producing the protein MRTTVALLVFALLVPAGVFGELSAAGDGDPAVPSSVSFFEAVRHALSRSREGRIADRDVRVAKEGRARAGAARFPRIDASSDYTALSELPAVIIQGRETQTMDRSVLRARLTADQTIYDFGKTGARVSRAEARIDAAASRAFLARERAAFEVISAFLSARRAEQLRKVAEESLAAGREHRKVAGDLYDLGVVARNDVLAADVLAANEEAALITAENRGELARSRLALRMGFSGREAVAPEPGDFPVPGSPLPPLPESLRVAMGNRLELKAQGAFIREGEAGVSAARAEFAPTLFGQGGYSYETNDFNPNPSVFSLLVGGRINLFSGFSDEAARREALETVERRKEELALLRDEIALSVKRAHLSVIEAEKRRAVAGVAVDRAEENLRIQNNRYREGLSISTEILDAQTLLTRAKVDLSNATFDLFESRYHLLLERGELLAFLDPLLGPAKGEDTAAPEAPGKER